The Acropora muricata isolate sample 2 chromosome 5, ASM3666990v1, whole genome shotgun sequence genome includes a window with the following:
- the LOC136917633 gene encoding uncharacterized protein codes for MAWKRLRPSALCTVCKSLYIGALISILAATITGALYSLLTYVGYQTEYKCEYHQIEAIPLKIQWIRTISEVIACVFLYSWFPVGMLFLFRPYQLSGIKRHIALVAFLLFCLDALYRLALQVLQISHSKLTTVQTLPLNAIFLIHVFFQVYFIVNHFRAPSKGRRVYLFLKMILPSFFTLLLGILITAFIYPWCNNAKDEGKLLIALFAPLSGVIFKGISRICVQRLWNITHPGYSYVLLVPSYFGSAVIFRVLQADLDSFKSIATIGIIHGSVEVIERSTIVFIDHICHMIWKRSSAPWGHFRTPRRERLMADVVIISMLYEAAAIVSVNSAWFLYQWVYIEGDFPLHLFVRFALRTSIAMMIEWFFSSVSLAIVTRYQNMAAMAVWRKRWKRHLLVALVYTVPLAVWTSKYVLQILSERFDDPKQSCKMPFT; via the coding sequence ATGGCTTGGAAACGACTCCGACCATCTGCACTTTGCACAGTTTGTAAGTCACTATACATTGGAGCCTTGATTTCAATCCTTGCTGCTACAATTACAGGCGCATTGTACAGTTTGCTTACTTATGTTGGTTATCAAACCGAGTACAAATGCGAATATCATCAAATAGAGGCCATTCCCTTGAAAATACAATGGATCAGAACAATTTCTGAGGTGATAGCTTGTGTTTTCCTGTACTCCTGGTTCCCAGTGGGAATGCTGTTTCTTTTTCGCCCATACCAGTTAAGTGGGATAAAAAGACACATCGCTTTGGTTGCCTTCcttctgttttgtttagatgCGCTTTATCGTCTAGCCCTTCAAGTCTTACAGATATCTCACTCCAAGTTAACAACTGTACAGACACTCCCACTCAACGCTATTTTCTTAATCCATGTATTCTTTCAAGTGTATTTCATTGTAAATCACTTTCGAGCGCCTTCAAAAGGGCGTCGGgtgtatttatttttgaaaatgatattgCCGAGCTTTTTTACTTTGCTCCTCGGTATTCTCATAACAGCTTTCATTTATCCTTGGTGTAACAACGCAAAAGATGAAGGGAAGCTCCTTATTGCACTTTTTGCTCCTCTAAGTGGAGTTATCTTTAAGGGAATCTCCCGGATTTGTGTTCAGAGGTTGTGGAATATTACACATCCGGGATATTCATATGTCTTACTGGTACCTTCGTACTTTGGTTCAGCCGTGATTTTCCGGGTTTTGCAAGCCGATCTTGACAGTTTCAAATCCATAGCTACTATTGGAATAATTCACGGCAGCGTAGAGGTCATTGAAAGAAGTACAATAGTATTTATTGATCATATTTGTCACATGATTTGGAAACGATCATCAGCTCCTTGGGGACATTTTCGAACTCCACGCCGTGAGAGACTCATGGCTGATGTCGTCATTATCAGCATGTTGTATGAAGCAGCTGCCATTGTATCTGTTAATAGTGCTTGGTTCTTATATCAATGGGTTTACATAGAAGGTGATTTCCCTTTGCATCTGTTTGTTAGATTTGCTTTGAGAACGTCAATTGCAATGATGATTGAGTGGTTTTTCTCCAGCGTATCTCTGGCCATCGTGACTCGCTATCAGAACATGGCTGCTATGGCTGTCTGGCGGAAAAGATGGAAGAGACACCTTTTAGTCGCGTTAGTATATACTGTGCCTCTTGCTGTCTGGACAAGTAAATATGTCTTGCAAATTTTAAGCGAACGATTTGACGATCCGAAGCAATCATGTAAAATGCCTTTTACCTGA